The proteins below come from a single Carnobacterium divergens DSM 20623 genomic window:
- a CDS encoding metallophosphoesterase family protein: MVQFIHGADLHLDSPFIGLKTLPDFLWEKIYQSTFTALTNLVNHAIDKKVDFVMLAGDIYDSDDRSVKAQAFLKTEMERLNQAEIPVFICHGNHDYIENSGLHLKMPENVELFSETVETKWLTTKNGERIAVSSFSYNSRWMTKRMITEYPKKHETADFHIGMLHGFSEGLETSHGHYAPFTINELKSKGYDYWALGHIHTRQVLEIQPPILYAGNTQGRSSKETGIKGCELVTLTLGDSSIETLETQDIQWETLEISLAKRSTLDDVYRKIKETIEIKEGSQKNYLLTIELVDTKDLLPNVLKKIIQGELLEALQQISATEPFIWVNQLKIQKRATEDTTEKMFIMEEWLHGIEELSKENQFNQSTNSLFDFALIEDLLESRDEDYRSRIMKQSLTEISTELVNESRDNHEN, encoded by the coding sequence GTGGTTCAATTTATACATGGTGCTGACTTGCATTTAGATAGCCCTTTTATTGGGTTAAAAACATTGCCTGATTTTTTGTGGGAAAAAATATACCAATCCACCTTTACTGCATTAACAAATTTAGTAAATCATGCCATTGATAAAAAAGTTGATTTTGTAATGCTGGCAGGCGATATTTATGATAGTGACGATCGAAGCGTCAAAGCACAAGCCTTTTTAAAGACAGAAATGGAACGATTAAACCAAGCTGAGATCCCAGTTTTTATTTGTCATGGGAATCATGATTACATAGAAAATAGTGGGTTACATTTAAAGATGCCAGAAAATGTTGAATTGTTTAGTGAAACAGTCGAAACGAAATGGTTGACGACAAAAAATGGAGAACGCATAGCAGTGAGTAGTTTCAGTTACAACAGTAGATGGATGACGAAACGCATGATTACAGAATATCCTAAAAAGCATGAGACGGCAGATTTTCATATTGGAATGTTACATGGTTTTTCAGAAGGATTGGAAACAAGTCACGGACACTATGCACCTTTTACAATCAACGAGTTAAAGAGCAAAGGGTACGATTACTGGGCATTAGGACATATTCATACAAGACAAGTATTAGAAATACAACCACCAATCCTGTACGCTGGGAATACGCAAGGCAGAAGTAGTAAAGAAACTGGCATCAAAGGGTGTGAATTAGTCACACTAACATTAGGGGATTCATCAATTGAAACACTAGAAACTCAGGATATCCAATGGGAAACGTTAGAAATATCATTAGCTAAACGGTCAACATTGGATGACGTGTATCGGAAAATCAAAGAGACAATTGAAATAAAAGAAGGCAGTCAAAAAAATTATTTATTAACCATTGAGTTGGTGGATACAAAAGACTTATTGCCAAACGTCTTAAAGAAAATAATCCAAGGAGAGTTGCTAGAAGCCTTGCAACAAATTTCAGCTACAGAGCCTTTTATATGGGTAAATCAACTAAAAATACAAAAAAGAGCGACAGAAGATACCACTGAAAAAATGTTTATTATGGAAGAGTGGCTTCATGGGATTGAAGAATTGTCGAAAGAGAACCAATTTAATCAATCCACCAATAGCTTATTTGATTTTGCGTTAATTGAAGATTTATTGGAATCAAGAGATGAGGATTATCGTTCTAGAATTATGAAGCAAAGTTTAACGGAAATTAGTACAGAATTAGTGAATGAAAGCAGGGATAACCATGAAAATTAA
- a CDS encoding YlbF family regulator has translation MSNNIYDTANQLEKDLRETDAYVALKAAYDAVKANPEANEMFQEFQGIQVKLQQKQMSGEEILEEEIKEAQEMAMKTGENETIKNLMEAEQKLSLLIDDINRIIMSPIQELYQGQ, from the coding sequence ATGAGCAATAATATTTACGACACAGCAAACCAACTTGAAAAAGATTTAAGAGAAACAGATGCATATGTAGCTTTAAAAGCGGCTTATGATGCAGTCAAAGCAAATCCAGAAGCAAACGAAATGTTTCAAGAATTTCAAGGAATCCAAGTGAAATTACAACAAAAACAAATGTCTGGTGAAGAGATTCTAGAAGAAGAAATTAAAGAAGCTCAAGAAATGGCTATGAAAACTGGAGAAAATGAAACAATCAAAAACTTAATGGAAGCAGAACAAAAATTAAGCTTATTGATTGACGATATTAACCGTATTATCATGTCTCCAATCCAAGAATTATATCAAGGTCAATAA
- a CDS encoding PBP1A family penicillin-binding protein: MNEPTFFEKLKQGLAVFWKWLKPYLIKIHHTRKRIWKKYHIHKIFLLALLVVVLVTSIYLLYLAKSANVESLKAGLEQTTKVYDEKGEEAGSLYAQKGSFVTLDKIAPAIQDAVISTEDKRFYQHGGFDVRGIARAAVGYVVNRGNVVGGGSTLTQQLAKNAFLSQNQTLTRKAQELFLAVEIEKKYSKQDILEMYLNNAYFGNGVWGVEDAAQKYYGKHASEITTTEAASIAAILKSPSYYNPIDHMDHSIERRNLILDLMADNQKITKEEATEAKNLPLLLEDTYNPTDGYRYKYYFDAVIDEAVNKYDLKEEDIMNKGYKIYTALNQDYQQKMELTYQNNNLFQYSADGTLVQSGSVAMNPKNGGVYALVGGRGEHVFRGYNRATQIRVQPGSIMKPLAVYTPALESGYKIDSMLKDEKDSYGSDHYTPQNYNDVYLGEVPMYQAVANSINAPAVWLLDEIGVDKGYNKVEKFGIPLTEDDRYLGLALGGLTKGVSPLQMASAYTTFANEGKRADGHLITKIVDATGAVVVDNQDPKMTTVTTPEVAKDMTSMLMGVFNDGTGQNALPNGYTIAGKTGSTELTFGEKNGTKDQWIVGYTPDIVLSTWIGYDKTDEEHYLQGLSEEGVAPLFRSEMANILPLTPLTKFNTESAQNIVTEENKGSVDKWKDEFDKGAKYWGDKFKEGSSYLKEKSGNLFNKFKEKLN; the protein is encoded by the coding sequence ATGAATGAACCGACTTTTTTTGAAAAGTTAAAACAGGGTTTAGCAGTTTTTTGGAAATGGCTAAAACCCTATCTAATTAAAATCCATCATACAAGAAAACGTATTTGGAAAAAATACCATATTCATAAAATATTTTTGTTGGCATTATTAGTTGTAGTATTAGTAACGAGCATTTATTTGCTTTATTTAGCGAAGTCAGCGAATGTAGAATCCTTAAAAGCAGGTTTAGAGCAGACTACTAAAGTTTATGATGAAAAAGGGGAAGAAGCAGGAAGCCTCTATGCTCAAAAAGGCAGTTTCGTTACGTTAGATAAGATTGCACCTGCAATTCAAGATGCTGTTATTTCAACAGAAGACAAACGATTTTATCAACATGGCGGATTTGATGTGCGAGGAATTGCTAGAGCAGCTGTTGGGTATGTAGTAAATCGAGGAAACGTTGTGGGTGGGGGAAGTACCTTGACGCAACAATTGGCAAAAAATGCTTTCTTATCTCAAAATCAAACATTGACTAGAAAAGCACAAGAACTTTTTTTAGCTGTTGAAATTGAAAAAAAATACAGCAAACAAGATATTCTAGAAATGTATTTAAATAATGCCTACTTTGGAAATGGTGTGTGGGGTGTGGAAGATGCTGCTCAAAAATATTACGGCAAACATGCTTCTGAAATCACAACAACTGAAGCAGCTTCAATTGCGGCTATTTTAAAATCACCAAGTTACTACAATCCAATTGATCATATGGATCATTCAATTGAACGTCGAAATTTGATTTTAGACCTAATGGCAGACAATCAAAAAATAACTAAAGAAGAAGCAACAGAAGCTAAAAATTTACCATTATTATTGGAAGATACTTACAATCCCACTGATGGTTATCGCTATAAATATTACTTTGATGCAGTGATTGATGAAGCAGTTAACAAGTATGATCTAAAAGAAGAAGACATTATGAACAAAGGGTATAAAATATACACCGCTTTAAATCAAGACTATCAGCAAAAAATGGAGTTAACCTATCAAAATAACAACTTGTTCCAATATTCAGCAGATGGGACACTTGTTCAAAGTGGTTCAGTTGCAATGAATCCTAAAAATGGTGGTGTTTATGCGTTAGTTGGAGGTCGAGGAGAACATGTCTTTAGAGGGTACAACCGGGCAACTCAAATTCGTGTACAGCCAGGTTCGATCATGAAACCATTAGCTGTATACACACCGGCTTTGGAATCAGGGTATAAAATAGATTCTATGTTAAAAGACGAGAAAGATTCTTATGGATCTGACCATTATACACCGCAAAATTACAACGACGTTTATTTAGGGGAGGTTCCAATGTATCAAGCCGTAGCCAACAGTATCAACGCACCTGCAGTCTGGTTACTAGATGAAATCGGCGTAGACAAAGGCTATAATAAGGTAGAAAAATTTGGGATTCCGTTAACTGAAGATGACCGCTACCTAGGGTTAGCGTTAGGAGGACTTACAAAAGGAGTCTCACCTCTTCAAATGGCCAGCGCTTATACAACCTTTGCAAATGAAGGCAAGCGCGCAGACGGCCATTTAATCACTAAAATTGTAGATGCAACAGGAGCGGTAGTCGTTGACAATCAAGACCCTAAAATGACAACTGTGACAACCCCAGAAGTTGCTAAAGATATGACGAGTATGTTGATGGGTGTTTTTAACGATGGGACAGGACAAAATGCCTTGCCAAATGGTTACACAATTGCCGGCAAAACAGGAAGCACCGAATTAACCTTTGGTGAAAAAAATGGAACAAAAGATCAATGGATCGTAGGGTATACTCCTGATATCGTTCTTTCAACATGGATTGGATACGATAAAACAGATGAAGAACATTACTTGCAAGGATTAAGTGAAGAGGGCGTTGCACCACTGTTTAGATCAGAGATGGCCAATATTTTACCTCTGACTCCACTGACTAAGTTTAATACTGAAAGTGCTCAAAATATAGTAACCGAAGAAAACAAAGGTTCTGTTGATAAATGGAAAGATGAGTTTGATAAAGGAGCAAAATATTGGGGCGATAAATTTAAAGAAGGATCTTCTTACCTTAAAGAAAAGTCGGGAAATCTGTTTAATAAATTTAAAGAAAAGCTAAACTAA
- a CDS encoding hemolysin family protein, protein MIIFFIILAIAALFVMSEFVLVRIRPTRLDFLIENGNKNAILLKKMTKHLDTYLSATQLGVTITSLALGWLGDPTFKKLFDTLFSTIDMPSSVSSILSIIVSFSLLTFVQVIVGELVPKNFAINKTEKIGLLIARPLQVWYRLMYPIVFVLNGVANGISRSFGLKSVSESDESVSEEELRIIMSESLKSGEINRDEYQFVENVFAFDNRMSREIMVPRTEMVTVSTEMSLKEISELVRTERYTRYPVIENGDKDSVIGVINTKEIFAAYVNYVEAGISEKFNINKYVRPVISVIETIPIKEILVKMQKERNQVAILVDEYGGTSGMISIEDIVEEIVGDINDDYETSEEAEIRKIDDHHYIVSGRMLIDEINELFGLSIEEDNVDTIGGWMMNEKYDIQEGDSLVSGDYVFTVIKSAKSTIETIEISHKELEEPLTEVEVESTEA, encoded by the coding sequence ATGATCATATTTTTTATTATTTTAGCCATTGCAGCTTTATTTGTAATGTCTGAATTTGTCTTAGTTCGGATCCGTCCAACAAGACTGGATTTTTTAATTGAAAATGGCAACAAAAATGCGATTTTATTAAAAAAAATGACAAAACATTTAGACACGTATTTATCCGCAACACAATTAGGCGTCACTATCACGTCTCTTGCCTTAGGTTGGTTAGGTGACCCTACATTTAAAAAGTTATTTGATACTCTATTTAGCACTATCGATATGCCTTCCTCGGTTTCGAGTATTTTGTCGATCATCGTTTCTTTTTCACTTTTAACTTTTGTTCAAGTGATTGTTGGAGAGCTCGTCCCAAAAAACTTTGCCATCAATAAAACTGAAAAAATTGGTTTATTAATTGCTCGTCCATTACAAGTTTGGTATCGTTTAATGTACCCGATTGTCTTTGTTTTAAATGGCGTAGCTAATGGAATTTCTCGTTCATTTGGCTTGAAAAGTGTTAGTGAATCAGATGAAAGTGTTTCTGAAGAAGAATTGCGAATTATCATGAGCGAAAGCTTAAAAAGTGGTGAAATCAATCGCGATGAGTATCAATTTGTTGAAAATGTATTTGCTTTTGACAATCGAATGAGTCGAGAAATTATGGTTCCCAGAACTGAAATGGTTACTGTTTCAACGGAAATGTCCTTGAAAGAAATCAGTGAGTTAGTTCGAACAGAACGTTACACTCGCTATCCTGTAATTGAAAATGGCGATAAGGATTCTGTGATTGGCGTCATTAATACAAAAGAAATTTTCGCAGCCTATGTCAATTACGTAGAAGCTGGTATTTCTGAAAAATTTAATATTAATAAGTATGTCCGTCCTGTTATTTCTGTTATTGAAACGATTCCGATTAAAGAAATTTTAGTTAAAATGCAGAAAGAACGAAATCAAGTCGCTATTCTAGTTGATGAGTACGGGGGCACAAGTGGGATGATTTCGATTGAAGATATCGTAGAAGAAATTGTTGGCGATATCAATGACGATTATGAAACTTCAGAAGAAGCTGAAATTAGAAAAATTGACGATCATCACTACATTGTGAGTGGAAGAATGTTAATTGATGAGATCAACGAATTATTCGGGCTTTCAATTGAAGAAGATAATGTGGACACGATTGGTGGCTGGATGATGAATGAAAAATATGACATTCAAGAAGGCGACTCTTTAGTCAGTGGAGACTATGTATTTACCGTTATCAAATCTGCTAAAAGTACGATTGAAACGATTGAAATTAGCCATAAAGAATTAGAAGAACCTTTAACCGAAGTTGAAGTAGAATCTACTGAAGCGTAA
- a CDS encoding aldo/keto reductase, with protein sequence MEKALTQSITLANGVKIPQLGLGVFLVKEENELIQAVMTAVLDGYRHVDTAMIYGNEQYVGEALKGLEIPREEIFITSKVWNYDHGYEETKAAFQASIDRLGVDYLDLYLIHWASPHYIETWKAMEELYNEGKIKAIGVSNFQIHHLEDLMAHSTITPMINQIETHPEFPQNELHDFMKKHGIVHEAWGPLGQGKNDLLNNPVLVKLGEKYNKTAAQIILRWHLERGVVVIPKSVTPHRIRENAAIFDFSLTKEDMAEIATLNTGTRYAKDPDDEAFLLESSIRPN encoded by the coding sequence ATGGAAAAAGCATTAACTCAAAGTATTACGCTTGCAAATGGTGTTAAGATTCCTCAGCTAGGCTTAGGAGTATTTCTTGTAAAAGAAGAAAATGAATTGATTCAAGCAGTGATGACGGCTGTTTTAGATGGTTATCGCCATGTAGATACAGCAATGATATATGGAAATGAACAATATGTTGGGGAAGCCTTAAAAGGCTTAGAAATTCCAAGAGAAGAAATTTTCATTACATCAAAAGTTTGGAATTACGACCATGGATATGAAGAAACAAAAGCAGCTTTTCAAGCGAGTATTGACCGACTAGGTGTAGATTATCTTGATTTATATTTAATTCATTGGGCGTCACCTCATTACATTGAAACTTGGAAAGCAATGGAAGAGCTGTACAATGAAGGGAAAATTAAAGCAATCGGGGTTTCTAATTTCCAAATTCATCATCTTGAAGATTTGATGGCTCATTCAACGATCACGCCAATGATTAATCAAATTGAAACACACCCTGAGTTTCCACAAAACGAACTACATGACTTTATGAAAAAACACGGGATTGTCCATGAAGCATGGGGCCCGCTAGGTCAAGGGAAAAATGATTTATTAAACAATCCAGTCCTAGTAAAATTGGGAGAAAAATACAATAAAACAGCGGCACAAATTATTTTACGTTGGCACCTTGAACGCGGTGTTGTGGTGATTCCAAAATCAGTGACGCCACATCGTATTCGTGAAAATGCAGCTATTTTTGATTTCTCATTAACAAAAGAAGATATGGCAGAAATTGCTACATTAAATACCGGCACTCGTTATGCTAAAGATCCTGATGACGAAGCATTCTTACTAGAATCTTCTATTAGACCAAATTAA
- a CDS encoding phosphoglucomutase, producing MNESTIPVLTELQNGSDVRGVALETPNQVVTLTNDRIERIAYGFAFWLKEVKKLAVDDPHYPLRIAVGHDSRLSSERIKSALIEGLVNANFEVIDVGLATTPAMFMATQYIEYDCDAAIMITASHLPFQYNGLKFFTKDGGAEHEDIQFMLEHADWSYVYWGNMSGSVVPRYLLKDYAADLVDKIRQGINDPEHYNEPLKGRHIVVDAGNGAGGFFATAVLEPLGATTSGSQYLEPDGHFPNHVPNPDNKEAMKSIQTAVLTNRADLGIIFDTDVDRSAIVSSNGEPINRNNLIGLISAILIEENPGTTIVTNSATSEHLKTFIEALGGRQNRYITGYRNVINKGIALNKEGIPTSLAIETSGHAALKENYFLDDGAFLIAKLLIADAKLKKVGKTLSDLISNLKQPVETEEVRFKIEGEDVALIGANVLEDFRDFIRETPDLTIEPQNFEGVRVNTTGVFGEGWFILRLSLHEPLLVLTMENDELGAIARLKEVLKTFFNGQSDLDASFL from the coding sequence ATGAATGAATCAACAATTCCTGTATTAACCGAATTACAAAACGGTTCTGATGTAAGAGGGGTCGCTTTGGAGACCCCTAACCAAGTTGTTACATTAACGAATGATCGAATTGAACGAATAGCCTATGGGTTTGCTTTTTGGCTAAAGGAAGTTAAAAAGTTAGCCGTGGATGACCCGCATTATCCGCTAAGAATTGCAGTGGGACACGACAGTCGCTTGTCTAGTGAACGAATTAAAAGCGCTTTAATTGAAGGGCTAGTTAATGCTAATTTTGAAGTTATTGATGTTGGACTGGCAACGACACCAGCCATGTTTATGGCAACTCAATATATTGAATATGATTGTGATGCAGCGATTATGATTACCGCAAGCCATTTACCCTTTCAGTACAATGGATTGAAGTTTTTTACAAAAGATGGAGGAGCAGAGCACGAAGATATTCAGTTTATGTTAGAACACGCGGATTGGAGCTATGTCTATTGGGGAAATATGTCAGGCTCAGTAGTACCTCGTTATTTGTTAAAAGATTATGCAGCAGATTTAGTTGATAAAATTCGTCAAGGGATTAACGATCCAGAGCATTACAACGAACCTTTAAAAGGACGACATATTGTTGTAGATGCAGGAAATGGCGCAGGTGGATTTTTTGCAACCGCTGTCTTAGAGCCGTTAGGAGCCACAACTTCTGGCAGCCAATATTTAGAACCAGATGGTCATTTTCCTAATCATGTGCCTAATCCAGATAACAAAGAAGCAATGAAGAGTATTCAAACCGCTGTTTTAACGAATCGTGCAGATTTAGGCATTATTTTTGATACGGATGTTGATCGTTCTGCGATCGTTTCCAGTAATGGCGAACCAATCAATCGAAACAACTTAATTGGACTGATTTCAGCTATCTTAATTGAAGAAAACCCGGGAACGACGATTGTAACAAATTCAGCAACTTCAGAACATTTAAAAACGTTTATTGAAGCATTAGGTGGTAGACAAAACCGTTATATCACAGGTTACCGTAATGTAATCAATAAAGGCATAGCCTTGAATAAAGAAGGCATTCCAACAAGTCTTGCGATTGAAACAAGTGGACATGCTGCCCTGAAAGAGAATTATTTTTTAGATGATGGGGCCTTTTTGATTGCGAAGTTATTAATTGCAGATGCAAAATTAAAAAAAGTTGGAAAAACGCTAAGTGATTTAATCAGCAATTTAAAACAACCTGTCGAGACTGAGGAAGTTCGCTTTAAAATTGAAGGCGAAGATGTTGCTTTAATTGGTGCGAATGTTCTGGAGGATTTTCGTGATTTTATTCGAGAAACGCCAGACTTAACAATAGAACCGCAAAATTTTGAAGGTGTCCGAGTGAACACGACTGGCGTTTTTGGCGAAGGTTGGTTTATTTTACGTCTCAGTTTGCATGAACCGCTACTTGTTCTGACAATGGAAAATGATGAACTGGGAGCTATTGCTAGATTAAAAGAAGTCTTAAAAACTTTTTTCAACGGTCAATCTGATTTAGATGCTTCTTTTTTGTAA
- the argR gene encoding arginine repressor, which translates to MKKSSRQMIIKQIINNHAISTQEELLHYLKEEGVEATQATISRDIKEMNLVKTNSANGNVKYTIFQHNKMSEEEKLEQTIGEVVIKLTRVEFMTIVMTIPGNAHVIAALLDAIDFPEMVGTVGGNDTVLIISKDQEDAKKLYDYFSKWTSF; encoded by the coding sequence ATGAAAAAATCAAGCCGACAAATGATTATTAAACAAATTATTAACAACCATGCGATTTCAACACAAGAAGAATTGCTTCATTATTTAAAAGAAGAAGGTGTAGAAGCTACTCAAGCGACGATTTCAAGAGACATCAAAGAGATGAATTTAGTTAAAACCAACTCTGCAAATGGAAATGTTAAATACACGATTTTCCAACATAATAAAATGTCAGAAGAAGAAAAATTGGAGCAAACGATTGGAGAAGTGGTAATCAAATTAACAAGAGTTGAATTTATGACAATCGTTATGACCATCCCTGGAAATGCCCATGTGATTGCAGCATTATTAGATGCCATTGATTTTCCTGAAATGGTAGGAACCGTTGGCGGGAACGATACCGTTTTGATTATTTCAAAAGATCAAGAAGATGCTAAAAAGTTATACGATTATTTTAGTAAATGGACTTCTTTTTAA